One genomic segment of Paenibacillus xylanexedens includes these proteins:
- a CDS encoding RDD family protein, with the protein MYKAGFWIRLGAGVLDSLIISIPLVIIAGVLTGNFDTDEPIAKLLSALYSILLPVYWYGRTIGKRICGIRIRQYDTHEPPKIGTMLMRVVVAGLVYVLTLGIGVIVSAFMVGLREDRRAIHDFVAGTEVVWD; encoded by the coding sequence TTGTATAAAGCAGGTTTTTGGATTAGATTAGGAGCAGGCGTGTTGGATAGTCTTATTATTTCAATTCCGTTAGTGATTATTGCAGGTGTGCTTACGGGTAACTTTGATACGGATGAGCCGATTGCCAAACTACTTAGTGCGTTATACTCAATTTTATTACCAGTTTACTGGTATGGTCGAACCATCGGAAAACGTATATGTGGAATTCGAATACGCCAATACGATACACACGAACCGCCAAAAATTGGTACGATGCTGATGCGAGTTGTTGTGGCTGGACTTGTGTACGTATTAACTTTGGGTATCGGAGTTATTGTGAGTGCTTTTATGGTCGGTTTGCGTGAGGATCGACGTGCGATTCATGACTTTGTAGCAGGAACAGAAGTAGTTTGGGATTAA
- a CDS encoding ABC transporter substrate-binding protein: MFKRIPVWIALCCMLTLAACGTTQTTSEVASPSEGTAQATTKVITNPNGEEITIPLNPERIVDLSGSTEELLIIGKTPVATMSADYGNPEQLTPTIEDKLSADTVNLGWYGFPFSIEAIAGANPDLIILGKDFNTDQYETLSKIAPTIALPYSYYDWRERLTFLADTFGEESKKDEYLAKYDAKSAEWKQKLEVAVHGESFAVIETYPNNLVIYSNKGAAEMLYGEWGLKRTEGIPDPEGWGGKQIALEALATVNPDRLLLMENSENKMVDSKVWNNMNAVKNEKIYKISNVDNYNYSYTAMGRMELMDRLGTMILEGQK; the protein is encoded by the coding sequence ATGTTTAAACGAATTCCTGTATGGATTGCACTATGCTGTATGCTCACCTTGGCGGCCTGTGGAACGACCCAGACCACCAGTGAAGTGGCCAGCCCCTCAGAGGGGACAGCACAAGCAACGACCAAAGTGATTACCAATCCGAATGGTGAAGAGATTACGATCCCTTTGAATCCAGAGCGCATTGTTGATCTTTCTGGCTCTACAGAAGAGCTGCTGATCATTGGGAAAACACCTGTGGCCACAATGAGCGCGGATTACGGCAATCCGGAGCAACTCACGCCAACCATTGAGGATAAGCTGAGTGCAGATACCGTTAATCTGGGCTGGTATGGTTTCCCGTTCAGCATTGAAGCTATAGCGGGTGCCAATCCGGATCTGATTATTCTAGGAAAGGATTTTAACACGGATCAATATGAAACTTTATCTAAAATTGCACCTACAATTGCATTGCCTTATTCCTACTATGATTGGAGAGAACGCCTGACATTCTTGGCAGATACGTTTGGAGAAGAAAGCAAGAAAGATGAATATTTGGCCAAGTATGATGCGAAATCTGCAGAGTGGAAACAAAAGTTGGAGGTGGCTGTACATGGTGAATCCTTTGCCGTAATTGAGACATATCCAAACAACCTGGTCATCTATTCCAATAAAGGGGCAGCTGAGATGTTATACGGTGAATGGGGCCTGAAGCGCACAGAGGGTATCCCTGATCCAGAGGGCTGGGGCGGCAAACAGATTGCGCTGGAGGCTCTGGCTACCGTTAATCCGGATCGTCTGCTATTAATGGAGAATAGTGAGAACAAGATGGTCGATAGCAAGGTGTGGAATAACATGAACGCAGTGAAGAATGAGAAGATCTATAAAATCTCTAATGTTGATAATTACAATTATTCGTACACAGCGATGGGGAGAATGGAGCTTATGGACCGTTTGGGTACGATGATCCTGGAAGGACAGAAGTAG
- a CDS encoding ABC transporter ATP-binding protein, producing the protein MRNYLYNISGGNPRSLLPSVIAAILDGIAKIVPAALLVDIFNTIYKSFADPDKGLDINRMWIVCCILFAWLLVEYAAYASLYDKTYRAAYSLAASGRLKLAEHIRHLSLGFFGKRDPGDLTNLILSDYGQVEHTISHNLSQLISAIVLPVLAFGGLLLVDWRMAVAMFIAVPLGVALLWLTDSIQARLSENHVRAKNEAASRLQEYLSGIREIKAHNMGGKRFERLRRSFDELKSASIRLEGIMGPMIMGAMLLARSGMTWMILVGSYLLAGGELSLPVFLLFLLVGTKVFEPLTVVLMSYGEMRYSAYSARRIMDVQQEAPMAGKGDVQPNQAISFDRVTFGYDDQQPVLKDLSFTIEPHTITALVGPSGSGKSTVTRLIARFWDVQQGTIRIGGRPVDQMDPEKLLKDISVVFQDVYLFQDTIGNNIRVGKKDTSQFEIEEAARRACCHEFISSLPQGYDTLVGEGGSTLSGGEKQRISIARALLKNASIVLLDEATASLDPENEAAVQQAINELVADKTVILIAHRLKTIQNADQILVLDHGQLVEQGTHAHLLDHSGIYARLWQLQQDAEGWQVKVNGS; encoded by the coding sequence ATGAGGAATTATTTATACAATATATCTGGCGGTAACCCTCGTAGTCTGCTTCCTTCGGTAATTGCAGCGATTCTGGACGGGATTGCAAAGATTGTTCCTGCGGCGCTGCTTGTGGACATATTCAATACGATCTATAAGTCTTTCGCTGATCCGGACAAAGGATTGGATATCAACCGAATGTGGATTGTATGCTGCATCCTGTTTGCCTGGCTTCTGGTGGAGTATGCGGCTTATGCTTCGCTCTATGACAAGACCTATCGGGCAGCATACAGCCTCGCGGCCTCAGGAAGGTTGAAGCTGGCAGAACATATTCGTCATCTGTCGTTAGGATTTTTCGGGAAACGTGATCCTGGGGATCTGACGAATCTGATCTTGAGTGATTATGGTCAGGTCGAGCATACGATCTCTCACAATCTGTCACAGCTGATCAGCGCGATTGTGCTTCCCGTACTCGCTTTTGGCGGACTTCTGTTGGTGGATTGGAGAATGGCCGTAGCCATGTTTATTGCCGTTCCCTTAGGTGTAGCGCTGTTATGGCTTACGGATTCGATTCAGGCACGGCTGAGTGAGAACCATGTTCGGGCTAAAAATGAAGCCGCCAGCCGGCTGCAGGAGTACCTGAGCGGTATTCGTGAGATTAAGGCCCACAATATGGGGGGGAAACGTTTTGAACGGCTGCGTCGTTCTTTTGACGAATTGAAATCCGCTTCCATTCGGTTGGAAGGCATCATGGGACCGATGATCATGGGCGCGATGTTGCTCGCACGATCAGGGATGACATGGATGATTCTCGTGGGCAGTTATTTGCTTGCAGGCGGTGAGTTGTCCCTACCGGTATTTCTGTTATTTTTGCTGGTAGGTACAAAGGTATTTGAACCGTTAACGGTTGTACTGATGAGTTATGGGGAGATGCGGTATTCTGCGTATAGTGCAAGACGCATTATGGATGTGCAGCAGGAGGCCCCGATGGCAGGAAAGGGAGATGTACAGCCCAATCAGGCGATTTCATTCGACCGGGTGACCTTTGGATATGATGATCAGCAACCGGTGTTGAAAGACTTGTCGTTTACGATTGAGCCGCATACCATTACTGCGCTGGTTGGCCCATCCGGTAGTGGTAAGAGTACAGTCACACGTCTCATTGCCCGCTTCTGGGATGTACAGCAAGGAACCATTCGCATTGGTGGCAGACCCGTTGATCAGATGGACCCGGAGAAGCTGTTAAAGGATATCTCTGTGGTCTTCCAGGACGTGTATCTGTTCCAGGATACAATCGGCAACAACATTCGTGTAGGAAAGAAAGACACTTCGCAATTCGAGATTGAGGAGGCAGCACGCAGAGCTTGTTGTCATGAGTTTATCTCCAGTCTGCCTCAAGGGTACGATACGCTCGTTGGCGAGGGTGGATCGACGTTATCAGGTGGGGAGAAGCAACGGATCTCCATTGCACGTGCTTTATTAAAAAATGCATCGATCGTCTTGCTCGACGAAGCCACCGCTTCACTTGATCCGGAGAACGAAGCCGCGGTGCAGCAAGCGATTAATGAGCTAGTCGCGGACAAGACGGTTATTTTGATTGCACACCGATTAAAGACCATTCAGAATGCGGATCAGATCCTTGTATTGGACCATGGTCAGCTCGTAGAGCAAGGAACTCATGCGCATTTGTTAGATCACTCAGGCATCTACGCTCGGTTGTGGCAATTACAACAGGATGCGGAAGGCTGGCAGGTAAAAGTGAACGGATCATGA
- a CDS encoding ABC transporter ATP-binding protein produces the protein MNNTSEVSGLMQVTKERKGLLITASIFSTLSSLLQIVPFVGVYKIVEELLTHAGQHSAMDKDLLIYWGIVAFVALIAGLIALYIGGMCSHIAAFNILYQLRVRLAEHVAKVPMGYHTRTATGELKKIIEVSVEKIEKFIAHQLPDLVSAIVIPLMLLGYLFWLDYRMALTLLVPIGIGFWLQSRLFRSEKGRQAYRDFQLAIEEMNATGVEYVRGMPAVKVFGITADSFLTFKQAVTRYRDISLKITDLCKTSYGLFFVIMISLFTFIVPVGILLSSGNAGNQSFAITFILFLIITPSLSAPLLKLMYLGSGMREIVEGQKRIESVFAEPIVQEPELPKVPDTYEVAFRQVSFAYERKESEAYKPVLEQIDFVAKAGEMTALVGPSGGGKSTIANLLLRFWDVQEGEITIGGIPIQEMGTEKLMDTVSFVFQDVHLFYDTIEENIRMGNTSASLQDVIAAAQTACCHEFIEKLDSGYDTKIGEGGTYLSGGEAQRIAIARALLKNAPILVLDEATAYADAENEHKIHQGLAQLVQGKTVLIIAHRLTTIRAAEQILVIRKGTIAERGTHDQLRALGGVYEHMWQAHISAASWKLGGAGR, from the coding sequence ATGAACAACACATCGGAAGTGTCCGGACTAATGCAAGTAACGAAGGAGCGCAAAGGTCTGCTGATTACAGCAAGTATCTTCTCGACCCTATCGAGTCTGTTGCAGATTGTTCCTTTTGTCGGAGTGTATAAGATCGTCGAGGAACTGCTAACGCATGCGGGGCAACACTCTGCTATGGACAAAGATCTGTTGATCTATTGGGGGATTGTCGCATTCGTAGCCCTGATTGCAGGGCTCATTGCGCTCTATATCGGGGGGATGTGCTCACACATTGCTGCGTTCAACATTTTGTACCAGCTCAGAGTGAGACTTGCGGAGCATGTTGCCAAAGTACCCATGGGGTATCACACTCGTACGGCAACTGGTGAGCTGAAGAAGATCATCGAAGTCAGTGTGGAGAAAATTGAGAAATTTATCGCCCATCAGTTACCGGATCTGGTAAGTGCGATCGTTATTCCACTGATGCTCTTGGGATATCTGTTCTGGCTCGATTATCGCATGGCGCTGACGCTTTTGGTTCCGATTGGAATCGGGTTCTGGCTCCAAAGTCGCCTTTTCCGCAGCGAAAAAGGCCGTCAGGCTTATCGTGATTTTCAACTTGCCATCGAAGAGATGAATGCGACGGGTGTTGAATACGTGAGAGGTATGCCGGCAGTGAAAGTATTTGGGATTACAGCCGATTCGTTTCTGACGTTTAAACAGGCGGTGACGCGTTATCGGGATATTTCGTTGAAAATAACAGATTTATGTAAAACATCTTACGGGCTGTTTTTTGTAATCATGATCTCGTTATTTACCTTCATTGTTCCGGTGGGTATTCTGCTGTCGAGTGGAAATGCGGGGAATCAGTCGTTTGCGATCACGTTTATTCTGTTTCTGATCATTACCCCGAGTCTATCTGCACCGTTATTGAAGTTAATGTATCTGGGTAGTGGGATGCGAGAGATTGTGGAAGGACAGAAACGGATTGAATCGGTGTTTGCCGAGCCGATTGTACAAGAACCTGAATTGCCTAAAGTTCCGGATACATATGAGGTTGCCTTTCGTCAGGTATCGTTTGCTTATGAGCGTAAGGAGAGCGAAGCATATAAACCCGTACTTGAACAGATTGATTTTGTAGCCAAGGCAGGAGAGATGACCGCACTTGTCGGACCTTCTGGTGGAGGAAAATCAACCATTGCGAATCTATTGCTTCGTTTCTGGGATGTACAGGAAGGTGAGATTACGATTGGTGGGATTCCGATTCAGGAGATGGGTACGGAGAAACTGATGGATACCGTGTCCTTTGTATTTCAGGATGTACATCTGTTCTACGATACGATTGAAGAAAATATTCGGATGGGCAACACATCAGCTTCATTACAGGACGTTATAGCGGCGGCTCAAACTGCTTGCTGTCATGAGTTTATTGAGAAGCTGGATTCTGGATATGACACCAAGATCGGAGAAGGCGGCACGTACCTGTCCGGCGGTGAAGCACAGCGAATTGCGATTGCACGGGCACTGCTTAAAAATGCTCCCATTCTGGTCCTGGATGAAGCGACTGCCTACGCAGATGCAGAGAATGAACACAAGATCCATCAAGGTCTGGCCCAACTGGTTCAAGGCAAAACAGTCCTGATTATTGCTCATCGTCTAACAACGATTCGTGCAGCCGAGCAAATACTCGTGATCCGCAAGGGAACGATTGCCGAGCGTGGGACACATGATCAATTGCGTGCATTAGGCGGAGTATATGAGCACATGTGGCAGGCCCATATCAGTGCGGCTTCCTGGAAGCTTGGAGGTGCAGGACGATGA
- a CDS encoding WG repeat-containing protein, translating to MSMSEPLLTQIVNQHIPAGATVVTIDKPVQHPAIYAADLTGDGMPEIAAVYQLNGELYLLILKFVQGHWIKMALIKGLGYGVTLMTAAPVTSTARNNLIIGWRIGSIWSKLAVYEWTESGLKDLAPDDLYYSYAEIIDMPGQHGRDGKVEIALWIHDTGEAYRVEIIRWQNGKWVPAPDVYATYYPKVVQYYEQLTQQYPDYIFYWYYLADAQYHAGQYPAALASVQKALSFPEAYPSREVLQELEKKIKQAMAPISHTRVTTWLYPISVRTTSGTRWGYMDAQGHIRLEPVLDDAQEFQPNGLAVVVKDGRAGVINLQGQYVVQPVYDSINSFSEERAITIDSQGFKMINEQGTVLTKRAYPYISNMNDGRALFYDSNPGQADGSVSRYGYLDASGNEVIPAQFASANDFQDGKAVVQIKDNEYALINRNGHRLATYPYAYVGPLGDGLLAFQKEASGKYGYIDERGNIRIQPKFSSAFPFSGGQAIVNTAEDYKSIYGVINTEGSFIIQPAYNDIRELGEHRYALGQAINPEQPYIGSVYAIADTNGRRLTEFLYREVSNYKNGLASASDGRQTYLLDLSGRPAAGYPHVEGSGTLEVVAPDLIKAYVDQRLSYVNRAGQIIWRQNTIVPLHPPYRVREEKYKPNSDYLVYYPQVEGLTNQAEQLALNAKLKQLSQVKPIPADQQLDYTYTGDFDITFYQQQLLQLQLTGYNYPAGAAHGMPTMIYAIINLTNGQLYELKDLFKLNSDYVKVLSQIVGDQIKNDPQYSYVFPDTYTGISADQPFFVTADALHLYFNPYDIAPYAAGFPTFTIPFVQIKDIINTEGSFWRAFHS from the coding sequence ATGTCCATGAGCGAACCGCTGTTAACGCAAATTGTGAATCAACATATTCCGGCTGGCGCAACGGTCGTCACTATTGATAAACCTGTTCAACATCCAGCGATCTATGCGGCCGATCTTACCGGTGACGGTATGCCGGAGATTGCTGCAGTCTATCAGTTGAATGGTGAGCTGTATTTGCTCATTCTGAAATTTGTTCAAGGACATTGGATCAAGATGGCACTAATCAAGGGATTGGGGTATGGGGTGACTTTAATGACTGCAGCCCCTGTAACTTCAACGGCAAGGAACAATCTCATTATTGGTTGGAGGATTGGTTCTATTTGGTCTAAGCTTGCCGTATATGAGTGGACGGAATCAGGGCTAAAAGATCTGGCGCCTGACGATCTATACTATAGCTATGCAGAGATTATAGATATGCCTGGTCAGCATGGCCGAGATGGGAAAGTGGAGATTGCACTCTGGATCCATGACACAGGGGAAGCCTACCGGGTGGAGATTATCCGATGGCAGAATGGGAAATGGGTTCCTGCACCGGACGTATATGCAACCTACTATCCCAAAGTGGTGCAATATTACGAGCAATTAACTCAGCAATATCCCGATTATATCTTTTACTGGTATTACCTTGCGGATGCTCAGTACCATGCAGGCCAGTATCCGGCAGCACTCGCTTCCGTTCAGAAGGCACTCAGTTTCCCGGAAGCGTATCCTTCCAGAGAAGTACTACAAGAGCTGGAAAAGAAAATAAAGCAGGCGATGGCCCCTATAAGTCATACCCGGGTAACGACATGGTTATATCCAATCTCCGTTCGAACCACGAGTGGGACGCGTTGGGGGTATATGGATGCACAAGGCCACATTCGGCTTGAGCCGGTACTGGATGACGCGCAAGAGTTTCAGCCCAATGGATTGGCTGTGGTTGTGAAGGATGGTCGAGCCGGCGTTATTAATCTTCAGGGGCAGTATGTCGTGCAACCTGTATACGATTCCATCAATTCCTTTTCCGAAGAACGGGCGATAACCATTGATTCTCAAGGATTTAAGATGATTAATGAACAAGGTACGGTTCTGACCAAACGGGCGTACCCGTATATCTCGAATATGAACGACGGTCGAGCATTATTTTACGATTCTAATCCTGGTCAGGCAGATGGATCGGTGAGTCGGTATGGTTATCTGGATGCGTCGGGCAATGAGGTGATACCTGCACAGTTCGCTTCGGCGAATGATTTTCAAGATGGCAAAGCGGTTGTGCAGATTAAGGACAATGAATATGCACTCATTAATCGCAATGGACATCGGCTCGCAACGTACCCATATGCCTATGTGGGACCACTAGGGGATGGTCTGCTGGCTTTTCAAAAAGAAGCCTCGGGCAAGTATGGGTACATCGACGAACGGGGTAATATTCGCATTCAGCCCAAATTTTCATCGGCATTTCCTTTTAGCGGCGGGCAAGCGATTGTTAATACAGCAGAGGACTACAAATCGATCTACGGTGTTATTAATACGGAGGGATCGTTTATCATTCAACCCGCGTATAATGACATCCGCGAACTAGGCGAGCATCGTTATGCGCTGGGGCAAGCAATTAATCCGGAGCAGCCGTATATTGGCTCTGTATACGCGATTGCAGATACCAATGGCAGAAGACTTACGGAGTTCCTATATCGCGAAGTGAGCAATTACAAAAACGGCCTTGCTTCCGCATCGGATGGCAGACAGACTTATCTACTGGATCTGAGTGGAAGACCCGCCGCTGGGTATCCCCATGTTGAAGGTTCGGGAACGCTGGAGGTTGTGGCACCAGATCTGATTAAGGCGTATGTAGACCAGCGCTTATCGTATGTGAATCGGGCCGGACAGATCATCTGGCGTCAAAATACAATCGTTCCGCTACATCCGCCGTACCGTGTTCGCGAAGAGAAGTACAAACCGAACAGCGACTATCTCGTATATTATCCGCAGGTGGAGGGATTAACGAACCAAGCGGAGCAGCTTGCGCTGAATGCCAAGTTGAAGCAACTCTCCCAGGTTAAACCGATCCCGGCCGATCAACAGCTGGATTACACGTATACAGGTGATTTTGATATTACGTTTTATCAGCAGCAATTGCTGCAACTGCAACTCACAGGTTATAACTACCCGGCTGGTGCAGCGCATGGTATGCCTACGATGATCTATGCGATCATTAATCTGACGAATGGTCAGTTGTATGAGCTGAAGGATCTATTTAAACTGAATAGTGACTACGTAAAAGTGTTGAGCCAGATTGTGGGGGATCAGATCAAAAATGATCCTCAATACTCGTATGTGTTTCCGGACACCTATACGGGGATTAGTGCGGATCAGCCGTTTTTTGTCACAGCGGATGCTCTGCATCTCTACTTCAACCCATATGATATCGCACCCTATGCAGCAGGGTTTCCAACGTTTACGATTCCTTTTGTTCAGATCAAGGATATCATTAATACAGAAGGTTCGTTCTGGAGAGCTTTTCATAGTTGA
- a CDS encoding DUF4179 domain-containing protein: MRKSEKEFTEQKLFNIKKLFYDKLAMNEPPTVTRSDTSFYPPVLYPSDPSAQTKKSMNKRKKYRKAIYIPVTAALSLCLVTGAAASVGIIDLPSILHFLGADRIGILQPVHQVSEDQGIRMEVIGAVRDGDTTEIYVSLSDLTGHRIDDTLDVYDYRVTGGNANNAQIIHYDDANQTAIVRFLIQGKVSKNRITVQINTLMSGASRQDGYNVQVDWEQLLQEKQNNNYDIVDQDRISGLGGKTDFQLENDPIPVLHQDVTNIPVEGIDWVHISNIGFVEGKLHIQINPDNEIGEYNHGYFYFTDEQGQKLDIPEYSVSYGHYMKGQVRFGGDYIEYVYDLSAVDELDKLRLQGSFTSISEVVQGNWKTTFNLSQNGLSKTGNVQLDANGASQANVTLSVVGVTLTGEALSKIRMEDLSIEVHLKDGTKLSGASAFLQLDQDLIKWISPKTIPVNDVSYLLINGEKVTLQDR; encoded by the coding sequence ATGCGAAAATCCGAAAAAGAATTCACTGAGCAGAAACTCTTTAATATTAAAAAGTTGTTCTATGATAAATTGGCGATGAATGAACCACCAACCGTTACGAGATCAGATACATCATTTTATCCACCTGTATTATATCCATCCGATCCATCCGCACAGACAAAGAAGTCCATGAATAAAAGAAAAAAGTATCGCAAAGCCATCTATATTCCTGTAACCGCTGCGTTATCGTTATGTCTTGTTACAGGTGCAGCTGCATCGGTGGGCATCATTGACCTGCCTTCTATTCTTCATTTTCTAGGTGCAGATCGGATTGGCATTCTTCAGCCTGTTCACCAGGTGAGTGAAGATCAAGGTATTCGCATGGAGGTTATAGGTGCTGTCAGGGACGGAGATACAACGGAAATCTATGTTTCATTATCGGATCTGACTGGGCATCGCATTGACGATACATTGGATGTATATGATTACAGGGTAACCGGAGGTAATGCAAACAACGCTCAGATTATTCATTATGATGATGCGAATCAAACGGCTATTGTCCGATTCCTCATTCAAGGAAAAGTCAGCAAAAATCGGATTACCGTTCAGATCAATACGCTGATGTCGGGTGCATCTCGACAAGATGGTTACAACGTACAAGTGGACTGGGAGCAGTTGTTACAAGAAAAGCAAAACAATAACTATGATATCGTGGATCAAGATCGTATAAGTGGCTTGGGAGGTAAAACCGATTTTCAATTGGAAAATGATCCAATTCCGGTACTGCATCAAGATGTAACGAATATCCCTGTTGAGGGTATTGATTGGGTGCATATTTCCAATATAGGTTTTGTGGAGGGAAAGTTACACATTCAGATCAATCCAGATAATGAGATAGGCGAGTATAATCATGGATATTTCTACTTCACGGATGAGCAAGGTCAAAAGCTCGATATACCTGAATATTCCGTTAGCTATGGACACTATATGAAAGGTCAGGTTAGGTTTGGTGGGGACTACATTGAGTATGTGTATGATCTGTCTGCTGTTGACGAATTAGATAAGCTGAGACTTCAAGGCAGCTTTACGAGCATAAGTGAAGTTGTGCAGGGAAATTGGAAAACGACCTTTAACTTGAGTCAAAATGGTTTGAGTAAAACAGGCAACGTTCAGCTTGATGCAAATGGAGCCTCACAGGCAAATGTAACCCTTTCCGTAGTTGGCGTAACACTTACAGGGGAGGCACTGAGCAAGATTCGGATGGAGGACTTGAGTATTGAAGTACACCTGAAGGATGGTACAAAGTTGTCTGGCGCATCCGCTTTCCTCCAGCTGGATCAGGATCTCATTAAGTGGATATCCCCTAAGACCATTCCGGTGAATGATGTGAGCTACCTGCTAATCAATGGAGAGAAAGTAACTTTGCAAGATAGATAA
- a CDS encoding sigma-70 family RNA polymerase sigma factor, giving the protein MEEEQIRKAVANRDPEAMEWVMNHYAGLLWKIAHSILHHASTEEIEECVADTFFAFWQNPDAFQSGRSSLKNYLATITKHKAIDRYRKLNRRTELTYEEEIHSVQTDDLLVQMVSKETYTELNQMIESFPEPEREIMKRRFYEGQRPHEISEALSLHVRQVHNKLYRSRQRLRTWWMNRK; this is encoded by the coding sequence GTGGAAGAAGAACAAATACGGAAGGCAGTAGCGAATCGTGATCCTGAGGCCATGGAATGGGTGATGAACCACTACGCAGGTTTGTTATGGAAGATTGCTCATTCCATCCTACATCATGCATCGACAGAAGAGATTGAAGAATGCGTAGCAGATACATTTTTTGCTTTTTGGCAGAATCCGGATGCATTCCAATCTGGGCGAAGTAGCCTGAAAAATTACCTTGCAACAATCACAAAACATAAAGCGATTGATCGCTACCGGAAACTCAATCGAAGAACTGAGCTTACATATGAAGAGGAGATTCATTCGGTGCAAACGGATGATTTGTTGGTTCAGATGGTCAGTAAAGAGACATATACGGAACTTAATCAAATGATTGAATCTTTTCCAGAACCGGAACGGGAGATTATGAAACGTCGGTTTTACGAAGGACAGAGACCCCATGAGATATCGGAAGCATTGTCCCTACACGTTAGGCAAGTCCATAACAAGCTTTATCGCTCCAGGCAACGATTGAGGACATGGTGGATGAACAGGAAATAA